The following proteins are co-located in the Desulfovibrio inopinatus DSM 10711 genome:
- a CDS encoding LytR/AlgR family response regulator transcription factor — protein MSHITTLLLHSDPNARASLRKLLHEVDFIRVVGEAVSAAEALELLEGISYGLFFVGVELDGGVSGIELAQMLAGRKKRPGLVFLAENESLAFTAFELGAVDYLLLPIASERFHQTVERLSRMRSAFKDIPTPSWRDDDGEEDREQTVQLPLGEEEEGQFISALRQAWDPKSLARPLDIEKLPISMDGRTILLPYDQIIFVEAYEDYSFVHTASKKILTSFRLKNLEERLKPFRFFRVHRKYLVNLDMVTEIASLPGGNFMLRTMGKTRIELPISRRRIPELKQILGL, from the coding sequence ATGTCTCATATAACAACCTTGCTGCTTCACTCAGACCCGAATGCGAGAGCCTCGTTGCGAAAATTATTGCACGAGGTTGATTTCATTCGGGTTGTCGGCGAGGCTGTGAGCGCAGCCGAGGCATTAGAACTCCTTGAAGGTATCTCATACGGGCTTTTTTTTGTTGGTGTCGAACTTGATGGCGGCGTGAGCGGGATTGAACTTGCGCAAATGCTCGCCGGCCGCAAAAAACGTCCCGGCCTTGTTTTCTTGGCAGAAAATGAATCCTTGGCCTTCACGGCTTTTGAACTTGGCGCTGTGGATTACCTGTTGTTGCCCATTGCCTCTGAACGCTTCCACCAAACAGTGGAACGCCTTTCCAGAATGCGTTCCGCGTTCAAGGACATTCCGACTCCATCATGGCGTGATGATGACGGAGAAGAAGACAGGGAACAGACGGTTCAACTTCCTTTAGGTGAGGAAGAGGAAGGACAATTCATTTCAGCCTTACGGCAGGCATGGGATCCCAAAAGCTTGGCCCGTCCTCTGGACATTGAAAAGCTTCCCATCTCCATGGATGGGAGAACTATTTTACTCCCGTATGACCAGATCATTTTCGTGGAAGCCTACGAAGACTATTCGTTTGTCCACACTGCCTCGAAAAAAATTCTGACTTCATTTCGTCTGAAGAATCTCGAAGAACGCCTCAAACCCTTCCGCTTTTTTCGCGTTCATCGAAAATATCTTGTCAATCTCGATATGGTGACCGAAATCGCTTCATTGCCTGGAGGCAACTTTATGCTTCGGACGATGGGAAAAACCCGGATCGAACTCCCTATCAGTCGCCGACGCATTCCCGAACTCAAGCAGATCTTAGGCTTGTAA
- a CDS encoding ATP-binding protein, giving the protein MLHVKTCPDGFDISLSSALCSVDEVASYVEEFLKQNELQSLIFDLLLLLREALLNAIIHGNQQRQEKSVNLQFRLFPDRIALRITDQGRGFDLQSQYEKSVDVVGTSGRGITIMKHYADVLTYDESSKTLDIVKHITGVKAP; this is encoded by the coding sequence ATGTTGCATGTAAAAACATGCCCTGATGGTTTTGATATAAGTCTTTCATCGGCATTGTGTAGTGTTGACGAAGTCGCATCGTACGTTGAAGAGTTCTTAAAACAGAATGAACTGCAGTCTCTCATTTTTGATTTACTTTTACTTTTGCGGGAGGCACTTCTTAATGCTATCATCCATGGGAATCAACAAAGACAAGAGAAAAGTGTTAATCTTCAATTTCGTCTTTTCCCGGACCGTATTGCCCTTCGTATAACAGATCAGGGGCGCGGTTTTGATCTGCAGTCGCAGTATGAAAAGTCTGTCGATGTTGTCGGGACGAGTGGACGAGGCATTACAATTATGAAGCATTATGCTGATGTATTGACATACGATGAGTCAAGTAAAACACTTGATATTGTGAAACATATAACTGGAGTGAAGGCGCCATGA
- a CDS encoding STAS domain-containing protein: protein MTQRSEGEKSVFIPDFDIIASHVDALRKCIEELLVQDDSSLTIDMVHVTSIDSIGIGLLVATHNTLKKNDGNLALKNVSSDIMRLFNIMRLDRHFTM from the coding sequence ATGACGCAACGTAGTGAAGGAGAAAAGTCAGTTTTTATTCCAGATTTTGATATTATCGCCTCTCATGTTGATGCGTTGAGAAAATGTATTGAAGAACTTTTAGTGCAAGACGATTCATCGCTGACCATAGATATGGTTCATGTTACCTCCATCGATTCAATAGGTATTGGATTGTTGGTTGCAACGCATAATACTTTGAAAAAGAATGATGGAAATCTTGCGTTGAAGAATGTTTCATCAGATATTATGAGACTTTTTAACATTATGCGTTTAGACCGTCACTTCACTATGTAA
- a CDS encoding CheR family methyltransferase, with protein MEKNEVDIGLSDEELDGALAAIARVYEYDLREYSRAHVRRRLRFFLSETDFNSGASMLARLLDDANLFRSFLARFSVNVTELFRDPMFYAVFRNKVVPWLRSYAYLKVWLAGCATGEEAYSMAIVLTEEGLIDRCRIYATDFDSNALAKARLGWYDVKDARVFSKNYLLGGGQHDAVDYYHITQGAMVMNPVLRKRIVFAEHNLITDTLFGEMHCIACRNVMIYFKKSRKEKTLEMFDKSLVPGGFFCLGPKEGLQGTTLDRRFDVVDAGQRIYRKAH; from the coding sequence ATGGAGAAGAATGAGGTTGATATTGGTTTGTCCGATGAGGAACTCGACGGTGCACTTGCTGCAATTGCTCGTGTTTACGAGTATGATTTGCGAGAATATAGCCGGGCTCATGTGCGTCGCCGATTGCGGTTTTTCCTCTCCGAAACCGATTTCAACTCTGGTGCAAGCATGTTGGCGCGGTTGCTTGATGACGCGAACCTTTTTCGTTCTTTTCTTGCTCGTTTTTCGGTCAACGTAACAGAGTTGTTCCGTGATCCCATGTTTTACGCGGTTTTCAGGAATAAGGTTGTGCCTTGGTTACGTTCCTATGCGTACCTCAAGGTATGGTTGGCAGGATGCGCAACTGGTGAAGAGGCATACTCCATGGCGATCGTTTTGACTGAAGAAGGGTTGATTGACCGTTGTCGAATTTATGCGACGGACTTTGATAGCAATGCGCTGGCGAAAGCGCGTTTGGGATGGTATGATGTCAAAGATGCACGTGTCTTTTCAAAAAATTACCTACTCGGTGGCGGACAGCATGACGCTGTGGATTATTATCACATCACGCAGGGAGCCATGGTGATGAACCCGGTATTGCGGAAGCGAATTGTTTTTGCCGAGCATAATCTTATAACGGATACCCTTTTTGGGGAAATGCATTGTATCGCTTGCCGCAATGTGATGATTTATTTTAAAAAATCGAGAAAGGAAAAGACTTTGGAAATGTTTGATAAAAGTCTTGTTCCTGGAGGTTTTTTCTGTCTCGGCCCCAAAGAAGGACTCCAAGGAACGACATTGGACAGGCGATTTGATGTCGTTGATGCCGGACAGCGTATTTATCGAAAAGCACATTGA
- a CDS encoding Hpt domain-containing protein, translating to MDEILHMFVEDTKEHLANIESNLMDMEQAGVSIDEEIVNKVFRAAHSIKGGAGFLNLRNIRELSHKLESILHMIRNRELVPNNQIITALLGGFDRLVSLCEHVEASDEEDIQDALDVLKKLTLQLLPESERVGMDTCKNVGSPGSPFVFQVTELDLNQALKGGKYLYIVEYDLIHDVQAKGKTPLEIISGMESAGLILDCKIDFDAVGVLCDEIVNSIPFIVLFATIIEPDLIGHLFSVGNDHITRIDPGRLPASTPIDYGQPDADLLNSPIQEHVCFGDVHVNCYDRICLLTAHGALTRAGAATMQQALLFILEKNLDAHCDLTQVAECDSMCLQLLMSAGKTFRGRNMHFTYKDGLPQVLADLAKRAGVRTETFFA from the coding sequence ATGGATGAAATCCTGCACATGTTCGTTGAGGACACGAAAGAGCATCTTGCCAATATTGAGTCGAATCTCATGGACATGGAGCAGGCTGGAGTCAGCATTGATGAAGAGATTGTGAACAAGGTGTTTCGCGCAGCGCATTCCATTAAAGGTGGAGCTGGCTTTTTGAACCTGCGCAATATCCGTGAACTCTCGCACAAATTGGAAAGCATCCTTCATATGATCCGCAACCGGGAGCTTGTGCCGAACAATCAAATCATTACAGCGCTGCTTGGTGGCTTCGATCGATTGGTATCGTTGTGTGAACATGTCGAGGCGAGTGACGAGGAAGATATTCAGGATGCATTGGATGTTTTGAAGAAGCTTACTTTGCAACTGTTGCCGGAATCCGAACGTGTGGGCATGGATACCTGTAAAAATGTCGGTTCTCCTGGATCTCCCTTTGTCTTTCAGGTGACTGAACTTGATTTGAATCAAGCATTGAAGGGTGGAAAATATTTATACATTGTTGAATATGATTTAATTCATGATGTCCAGGCAAAAGGGAAAACACCTCTTGAAATCATATCGGGAATGGAATCAGCCGGTCTTATCCTCGACTGCAAGATTGATTTTGACGCTGTGGGTGTGCTCTGTGATGAAATCGTGAATTCCATCCCCTTTATTGTTCTGTTCGCAACGATCATTGAGCCGGATTTAATTGGGCACCTGTTTTCTGTTGGGAATGATCATATCACGCGTATCGATCCGGGGAGACTCCCTGCTTCGACTCCAATAGATTATGGGCAGCCCGATGCAGATTTATTGAATTCTCCGATACAGGAGCATGTATGTTTTGGGGACGTTCATGTGAACTGTTATGATCGAATTTGTCTGTTGACGGCACACGGCGCATTGACGAGGGCTGGAGCGGCGACCATGCAACAGGCTTTGCTGTTTATTTTGGAAAAGAATCTGGATGCACATTGTGACCTGACACAGGTGGCAGAATGTGATTCGATGTGCCTGCAACTTCTGATGTCGGCAGGAAAGACGTTTCGAGGGCGCAACATGCATTTTACGTATAAAGATGGTCTTCCACAGGTGTTGGCTGATCTGGCAAAACGAGCCGGCGTACGCACCGAAACTTTTTTTGCTTAA
- a CDS encoding PP2C family protein-serine/threonine phosphatase: MNGIVMKAVGAMEKIPTILVIDDEIINLKALQRILEGSGFRVHLARDGKRGRYLANEFQPDLILLDVMMPGESGFETCEALKSDPRTTEIPIIFISGLQEVDFKVRGLSMGAVDYITKPFAKLEVLARVKIHIKLRQAYRAAIQEQAAKLAQIRDAQQAILVRPEDMPEAQFAIRYLPILEAGGDYYDVFPVSEHITGYFVADISGHDLGASFVTSSLKALIHQNTGPLFSVEETLRTMNAVLLHLLRDGKHLTGCYVCLNRNMSQLTLAGAGHPPPVYVPRGETPIMLEAKGDILGVFESVQFDTLTLRVNSGDRLYLYTDGLVERQTGPDRGRTQGDVKLMALAEEVSSMTLEKALDHIMMHMFPENTSPDDDVVLLGIEI; this comes from the coding sequence GTGAATGGCATCGTGATGAAAGCGGTCGGAGCCATGGAAAAAATTCCCACTATTCTTGTCATCGATGACGAGATCATCAATCTGAAAGCACTTCAACGCATCCTTGAAGGTTCCGGGTTTCGTGTTCATTTGGCTCGTGACGGCAAGCGTGGCCGGTATCTTGCTAACGAATTTCAGCCAGATCTTATTCTTCTCGACGTTATGATGCCTGGAGAATCCGGTTTTGAGACGTGTGAAGCGCTCAAAAGCGATCCTCGAACAACGGAAATCCCAATTATTTTCATCTCCGGATTGCAGGAGGTCGATTTCAAGGTTCGGGGATTGAGTATGGGTGCGGTCGATTATATCACGAAGCCGTTTGCCAAGCTCGAAGTACTTGCTCGAGTCAAAATTCATATTAAATTACGGCAGGCCTATCGTGCAGCCATTCAGGAACAGGCGGCCAAGCTTGCACAGATTCGTGATGCACAACAGGCTATCCTGGTTCGGCCTGAGGATATGCCCGAGGCGCAATTCGCTATTCGGTATCTTCCCATCCTTGAAGCGGGTGGGGATTATTATGATGTTTTTCCGGTGAGTGAGCATATTACTGGATATTTTGTGGCGGATATTTCTGGGCATGATCTTGGTGCCTCCTTTGTGACGTCATCGCTCAAAGCGTTGATTCATCAAAACACCGGGCCACTTTTTTCCGTTGAAGAAACGCTCAGGACGATGAATGCGGTGCTGCTTCATCTTTTACGAGATGGGAAGCATCTTACGGGGTGCTATGTCTGCCTCAACAGAAATATGTCCCAACTCACGTTGGCTGGAGCCGGGCACCCGCCACCGGTATATGTGCCTCGTGGGGAAACGCCGATCATGCTTGAGGCGAAAGGGGATATTCTCGGTGTCTTTGAAAGTGTTCAGTTTGATACTCTGACATTACGGGTCAATTCCGGTGATCGCTTGTATTTATATACCGATGGCTTGGTAGAACGACAGACTGGTCCGGACAGGGGGCGTACACAGGGAGATGTCAAACTGATGGCCTTGGCAGAAGAGGTGTCGTCAATGACTTTGGAAAAGGCCTTGGACCATATCATGATGCACATGTTTCCGGAGAACACATCTCCAGACGATGACGTTGTGTTGTTAGGTATCGAAATCTAA
- a CDS encoding chemotaxis protein CheB has protein sequence MEGTSRLVVMGASAGGIDMLLRILPELPVDFHVPVVVVQHGDTETVDFLVDALEKRCRLKVTQAGPHEMIKTGCIYFAPAGYHVLIESEGSFTLTKEPAVSHARPSIDVLFESAADAFGENVLGMILTGANDDGAAGLQAIRRRGGVGIVQKPDMAAFPYMPAAALSRAGADAVLSPQDMVSYLRRWGER, from the coding sequence ATGGAAGGTACTTCTCGACTTGTTGTCATGGGAGCATCAGCCGGAGGAATTGATATGCTTTTACGGATTCTTCCGGAACTTCCCGTTGATTTCCATGTCCCTGTGGTGGTCGTACAACATGGGGACACTGAGACCGTGGATTTTCTTGTCGATGCATTGGAGAAACGATGTCGTCTCAAAGTGACTCAAGCTGGTCCACATGAAATGATCAAAACGGGGTGTATTTATTTTGCTCCAGCTGGGTACCATGTTCTTATCGAGTCGGAAGGGAGTTTTACCTTGACGAAGGAGCCGGCTGTTTCCCATGCTCGGCCTTCGATTGATGTTTTGTTCGAATCGGCTGCCGATGCGTTTGGTGAAAATGTTCTTGGGATGATATTAACAGGCGCGAATGATGATGGTGCAGCCGGACTGCAAGCTATACGGAGACGGGGTGGTGTGGGCATTGTTCAGAAGCCGGATATGGCAGCATTTCCATATATGCCCGCAGCTGCACTGTCGCGCGCTGGAGCCGATGCTGTGCTTTCGCCGCAGGATATGGTTTCGTACTTGAGAAGGTGGGGTGAGCGATGA
- a CDS encoding chemotaxis protein CheA, giving the protein MDMQSLFLEEVREQLQELGAALFELDADHGDKSRVDRIFRAIHTIKGACSMFGVEGVVSLAHDVETVYDKVRKGELHVTKELIDLTFAVQDQMAVMLEKQDGDVDEEKTLELLTGVQALLDTGEAPVMAVHAETTEDDSTETSGEENHASNEPLDTTPSPVSATSNDTLCTYHVRLNLVGPGVLEQTDPQSILDELRNLGDVVVMCDDSKLPLLDDLDIHDGHLVWHVFISTPKKQDLIEDVLFFVNENQSTIQCIDTQGRLPEESQYSNVLAACMEHGRVSEEDYAALLEAEPTPIILSFPPESETIPFVSEPSPVAPADFKPVQATEEPRKSASTDSVATPSSPSTSASTPRPQSAQSIRVEAVKLDNLVNLVGELVIAQARLTQIAASIGHLELTSVAEEIEHLSNDLRDNTLSVRMLPIGTTFSRFRRLVRDLSAELHKEIELVTEGGETELDKTVIEQLNDPLVHLLRNSIDHGIEPPEQRVAVGKPPQGRIVLSAEHVGGEVVVRIVDDGKGIDPKVIRDKAIEKGLLSPDVRLSDTETFALIFQPGFSTAERVTSVSGRGVGMDVVKRSMDALRGKIDIQSEYGVGTTLTIKLPLTLAIIDGLQVRASNEMYIIPLAAVEECVELSAAERDSNVRNRTLHLRGELVPYLRLRETFALAGPPPPLEQIVITWNGQKRVGIAVDEVLGQQQTVIKSLGRAIGNVEGISGATVNGDGSMSLILDIQTLIASTR; this is encoded by the coding sequence ATGGATATGCAGTCGCTGTTTCTCGAAGAAGTTCGTGAGCAACTTCAAGAGCTTGGAGCCGCTCTGTTTGAGTTGGACGCCGATCACGGCGACAAATCACGAGTTGATCGCATTTTTCGCGCTATCCATACCATAAAAGGGGCCTGCAGCATGTTCGGCGTGGAAGGCGTTGTCTCTTTGGCCCATGATGTGGAAACCGTTTATGACAAAGTCCGCAAAGGGGAGCTCCATGTCACAAAAGAGCTTATCGATCTGACCTTTGCCGTTCAAGATCAAATGGCCGTGATGTTGGAAAAGCAAGATGGCGATGTGGACGAAGAAAAAACGCTGGAACTGTTGACTGGAGTTCAAGCGCTACTGGATACCGGAGAGGCTCCCGTTATGGCAGTTCATGCCGAAACGACAGAGGACGACAGCACTGAAACCTCTGGCGAAGAAAATCATGCATCCAACGAGCCCCTTGATACAACACCCTCTCCCGTGTCAGCGACATCGAATGATACACTGTGTACGTATCATGTTCGGCTCAATCTTGTCGGGCCGGGTGTGCTTGAGCAAACGGACCCTCAGAGCATTCTTGATGAATTGCGGAACCTAGGAGACGTTGTTGTCATGTGTGACGATTCCAAGCTGCCTCTCCTGGATGATTTGGATATTCATGACGGGCATCTTGTATGGCATGTTTTTATCTCCACACCGAAAAAGCAAGATTTAATTGAAGATGTTCTCTTTTTTGTGAATGAGAATCAATCGACCATACAATGTATCGATACACAAGGCCGGTTGCCTGAGGAGTCTCAATACAGCAACGTGCTTGCTGCATGCATGGAACACGGGAGGGTGTCAGAGGAAGACTATGCAGCCTTGTTGGAGGCTGAACCAACACCGATCATTTTATCTTTTCCTCCAGAGTCCGAGACGATACCCTTCGTATCAGAGCCATCTCCTGTTGCACCGGCGGATTTCAAGCCCGTGCAAGCGACAGAAGAGCCTCGCAAATCAGCCTCGACGGACAGCGTGGCGACACCCAGCTCTCCTTCAACATCTGCATCAACCCCCCGGCCACAATCAGCGCAAAGTATTCGTGTTGAAGCCGTCAAGTTGGACAACCTGGTCAATCTTGTCGGGGAACTTGTTATTGCTCAAGCTCGACTGACGCAGATTGCGGCATCAATTGGGCATCTTGAACTGACGAGTGTGGCGGAAGAAATCGAGCATTTGAGTAATGACTTGCGTGATAATACGTTAAGTGTGCGTATGCTCCCTATTGGGACGACATTCAGTCGTTTTCGGCGCTTGGTTCGTGATCTTTCGGCAGAGTTGCATAAAGAAATCGAACTGGTGACCGAGGGGGGAGAAACAGAGCTGGATAAAACCGTTATTGAGCAACTCAATGACCCGTTAGTGCATCTTTTACGTAACAGTATTGATCACGGTATCGAGCCTCCCGAACAGCGCGTAGCAGTTGGGAAGCCGCCTCAGGGACGTATCGTTCTTTCTGCTGAACATGTTGGTGGTGAAGTTGTTGTCCGTATTGTCGATGACGGGAAGGGGATTGATCCGAAAGTCATTCGGGACAAAGCCATAGAAAAGGGGTTGCTCAGCCCCGATGTCCGCTTGAGTGATACCGAAACATTTGCTTTGATTTTTCAACCTGGCTTTTCCACGGCCGAGCGAGTGACGAGTGTTTCGGGCCGTGGTGTCGGCATGGATGTGGTCAAACGAAGTATGGACGCTCTGCGCGGTAAAATTGATATTCAAAGTGAATACGGCGTGGGGACCACGCTGACTATCAAACTTCCGCTGACGTTGGCGATTATTGACGGTTTGCAGGTTCGTGCGTCGAATGAAATGTATATCATCCCTCTTGCCGCAGTTGAAGAGTGTGTTGAACTGTCTGCAGCGGAAAGAGATAGCAATGTGCGGAATCGAACATTGCATCTGCGTGGTGAGCTTGTTCCCTATCTACGTCTGCGCGAAACCTTTGCCCTTGCCGGACCACCTCCTCCTCTTGAGCAGATTGTTATTACATGGAACGGGCAAAAACGGGTTGGTATTGCCGTTGATGAAGTTCTAGGACAACAACAAACCGTCATCAAAAGCCTCGGTCGAGCAATTGGTAATGTTGAGGGTATATCCGGGGCAACGGTCAACGGCGACGGCTCCATGTCTCTCATTCTCGATATTCAGACATTAATTGCGTCAACACGCTAG
- a CDS encoding NifB/NifX family molybdenum-iron cluster-binding protein, with the protein MFIAISVNGETFDSTVADWPQTAPGFVVIDEASHHYGYIDNDPATTHLVDALLEMKTAVLITGRIAKATANAVQSAGIDIFLAAGMTLLEALNAYKSRRLEELSDMMPTESLSQTITGPAPEPFPLAVT; encoded by the coding sequence ATGTTTATTGCAATCAGCGTCAATGGGGAGACGTTTGACAGCACTGTAGCCGACTGGCCGCAGACAGCTCCGGGATTTGTCGTGATCGATGAAGCAAGCCATCATTATGGCTACATCGACAATGATCCTGCAACAACACATCTTGTTGATGCGCTTCTTGAAATGAAAACAGCGGTACTCATTACAGGTCGCATTGCAAAAGCAACCGCCAATGCAGTACAATCGGCTGGCATTGATATCTTTCTAGCTGCGGGTATGACCTTGCTTGAAGCTCTGAATGCATATAAGTCGAGAAGACTTGAAGAACTTTCCGACATGATGCCGACAGAGTCCCTGTCGCAAACGATAACAGGGCCAGCTCCTGAACCATTCCCTCTGGCTGTCACCTAG
- a CDS encoding diguanylate cyclase has product MNIETTTARILLVDDQTANLTSLAGILKPLQVEVDTARSGPEALAKLLRAEYALVFLDVQMPEMDGFEVAELMRGSMKTRDIPIIFVTALNTEQKYVFRGYETGAVDYLFKPLEPIIVRSKANVFLQLAEKNRQLAAKNRELDKIVGELTETRDALRVANRQLADMALRDGLTGLANRRRFDQVLSGEWTRAIRDGSELSLAMIDIDYFKLYNDAYGHQQGDVCLRRVARALENALKRSTDLLARYGGEEFVAIMPLTDREGARAIGEALRFQVEDMGLVHRMSLIADVVTVSIGLTTIRPQSLSIASADATYVGQAPARFVATADSALYQAKENGRNRVVILDSRMEEV; this is encoded by the coding sequence ATGAATATCGAAACGACAACAGCTCGAATTTTATTGGTCGATGATCAGACCGCGAACCTTACATCGTTGGCAGGGATCCTCAAGCCTCTTCAAGTAGAAGTCGATACAGCACGCTCTGGACCTGAAGCGTTAGCCAAGCTGTTGCGTGCGGAATACGCTTTGGTTTTTCTTGATGTTCAGATGCCGGAGATGGATGGTTTTGAAGTCGCCGAACTGATGCGTGGGAGTATGAAAACCCGCGATATTCCGATTATTTTTGTGACTGCTCTTAATACCGAGCAAAAATATGTTTTTCGTGGCTATGAAACCGGGGCGGTCGATTATCTTTTCAAACCACTTGAACCAATCATTGTTCGTTCCAAAGCAAATGTTTTTCTTCAGTTGGCAGAGAAAAATCGGCAGCTTGCCGCAAAGAATCGTGAACTGGACAAAATTGTTGGTGAATTAACCGAGACACGAGATGCATTGCGCGTTGCCAATAGGCAGCTTGCAGATATGGCATTGCGTGATGGGTTGACGGGGTTGGCCAATCGTCGCCGTTTTGATCAGGTGTTATCCGGTGAGTGGACACGTGCCATTCGTGATGGCTCCGAATTGAGCTTGGCGATGATCGATATTGACTATTTTAAGCTTTATAATGATGCGTATGGGCATCAACAAGGCGATGTCTGCCTGCGTCGGGTAGCACGCGCACTTGAAAATGCGCTTAAACGAAGTACGGATTTGCTTGCCCGATATGGTGGAGAAGAATTTGTCGCCATCATGCCATTGACGGATCGAGAAGGCGCACGTGCCATTGGTGAAGCGTTACGTTTCCAAGTGGAAGATATGGGGTTGGTCCATCGCATGTCGCTTATCGCCGATGTTGTCACGGTCAGTATCGGATTGACAACGATTAGGCCACAATCCCTTTCCATCGCCAGTGCGGATGCAACCTATGTGGGACAAGCTCCTGCTCGCTTTGTGGCAACTGCGGATTCGGCATTGTATCAGGCAAAAGAAAATGGACGCAACCGCGTGGTCATCTTAGATAGTCGAATGGAAGAGGTGTAG